In candidate division KSB1 bacterium, one DNA window encodes the following:
- a CDS encoding FdhF/YdeP family oxidoreductase, whose protein sequence is MKLFSPETWVSFIPNGLGQVKPNHYWEMAKAVWQNRDQLPFAWRILKQGVCDGCALGTAGMRDFTLPGVHLCMVRLHLMRLNTAPALDIRALADVTAGWRGNRPLQEMNAAELRRLGRLPYPMIRRAGEKGFQRLTWEEAYGILAARIRATQPNRLGFYLTSRGLTNEVYYVAQKVARFLGTNNIDNSARICHAPSTVALKQMLGVPAATCSYRDWLGTDLLVFIGSDTPNNQPVTTKYMYYAKKQGTRIVVINPYREPGLERYWVPSVFESAWFGTRLADAFFHVHIGGDIAFLNGAIKHMLAAGWVDRDFIQQHTAGFDALQAALAQQSWQELEQAAGASAADMQAFAQMVANAKTAVFVWSMGITQHRHGVENVKAIINLALTRGFVGREKCGLVPIRGHSGVQAGAEVGAVPNLLPGGVPVNEENARQLAAQWGFAVPAHQGLSAVEMIEAAHDGGLELLYAAGGNFLETLPDPAFVRAALAALPWRVHQDIVLSPQMFVAPGEAVLLLPARTRYEQAGGGTETSTERRIYFSPEISGRRVGESKSEWEIFMELAERVYPERRPLIHFDSAQHIREEIARTVPFYDGIQHLRQSGDALQWGGPHLCEGWHFPTASGRAHFAVLSPPPRPAGTNLFMVTTRRGKQFNSMVHAERDPLTGARRNDIFMNADDARRLGLREGDWAVLKNHLGEYRGRIKLAAIRSGNLEVHWPEGNVLIQRGVTDPACGIPDYNTTVEVVPAG, encoded by the coding sequence ATGAAGCTCTTTTCTCCGGAAACCTGGGTTTCCTTCATTCCCAACGGTCTGGGCCAGGTCAAACCCAATCACTACTGGGAAATGGCAAAAGCGGTGTGGCAGAACCGCGATCAATTGCCGTTCGCCTGGCGCATTCTCAAACAGGGCGTGTGCGATGGGTGCGCGCTCGGCACCGCCGGCATGCGCGATTTCACGCTGCCGGGCGTGCATCTCTGCATGGTACGCCTTCATCTCATGCGCTTGAACACGGCGCCGGCGCTGGACATTCGTGCGCTGGCGGATGTGACGGCGGGCTGGCGGGGCAACCGGCCGCTGCAGGAGATGAATGCCGCCGAGCTGCGCCGCCTGGGCCGCCTGCCCTACCCCATGATCCGGCGCGCCGGGGAGAAGGGATTTCAGCGGCTGACCTGGGAGGAAGCGTATGGCATCCTTGCTGCAAGGATTCGTGCCACGCAGCCAAACCGCCTCGGCTTTTACCTGACCTCGCGCGGCCTGACCAACGAGGTGTACTACGTCGCGCAAAAGGTGGCGCGTTTCCTCGGCACCAACAACATCGACAATTCTGCACGCATCTGCCACGCGCCCAGCACGGTTGCACTCAAGCAGATGCTGGGCGTGCCGGCCGCCACCTGCTCCTATCGTGATTGGCTGGGCACCGATTTGCTGGTCTTCATCGGCAGTGACACACCCAATAACCAGCCGGTGACGACGAAGTACATGTATTACGCCAAGAAGCAGGGCACCAGGATCGTGGTCATCAATCCCTACCGCGAACCGGGCCTGGAACGCTACTGGGTGCCTTCGGTGTTCGAAAGCGCATGGTTCGGCACCCGGCTCGCCGATGCCTTCTTTCATGTGCACATTGGCGGGGACATTGCCTTTCTCAACGGAGCGATCAAACACATGCTCGCCGCCGGCTGGGTCGATCGCGATTTCATTCAACAGCACACCGCAGGGTTCGACGCGCTGCAGGCCGCACTGGCACAACAAAGCTGGCAGGAGCTGGAGCAGGCTGCAGGCGCGAGTGCGGCGGACATGCAGGCTTTCGCCCAAATGGTGGCGAATGCGAAGACCGCGGTGTTCGTGTGGAGCATGGGCATCACCCAGCACCGGCACGGCGTGGAAAACGTCAAGGCGATCATCAACCTCGCGCTCACCCGGGGTTTTGTCGGGCGGGAGAAGTGCGGGCTGGTGCCGATTCGCGGACACAGCGGCGTGCAGGCGGGCGCGGAAGTCGGCGCGGTGCCCAACCTTCTGCCCGGCGGTGTGCCGGTGAATGAGGAAAACGCGCGGCAGCTTGCCGCGCAGTGGGGCTTTGCCGTGCCTGCGCACCAGGGGCTTTCCGCGGTGGAAATGATTGAAGCGGCGCATGACGGCGGTCTGGAGCTGTTGTATGCCGCTGGCGGCAATTTTCTCGAAACCCTGCCGGATCCGGCGTTCGTGCGCGCCGCGCTCGCCGCCCTGCCGTGGCGCGTGCATCAGGACATCGTGCTCTCGCCGCAAATGTTCGTGGCGCCCGGGGAGGCGGTGCTGTTGCTGCCGGCGCGCACCCGGTACGAGCAAGCCGGCGGCGGCACGGAAACTTCCACCGAGCGCCGCATTTACTTTTCCCCCGAAATTTCCGGCCGCCGCGTCGGCGAATCCAAAAGTGAATGGGAAATCTTCATGGAGCTCGCCGAGCGGGTTTATCCGGAGCGCCGCCCTCTGATTCATTTCGACAGTGCGCAGCACATCCGCGAAGAAATTGCCCGCACCGTGCCATTTTATGACGGCATTCAACATTTGCGTCAAAGCGGGGATGCCCTGCAGTGGGGCGGGCCGCACCTGTGTGAAGGCTGGCACTTCCCCACGGCCAGCGGCCGGGCGCATTTTGCCGTGCTCTCTCCGCCGCCGCGCCCGGCCGGCACCAATCTGTTCATGGTGACCACCCGCCGCGGCAAACAGTTCAACAGCATGGTGCATGCCGAACGCGATCCGCTCACCGGCGCGCGCCGCAACGATATTTTCATGAACGCCGATGATGCGCGGCGCCTGGGCTTGCGCGAGGGCGATTGGGCCGTGCTCAAAAATCATCTCGGGGAATATCGCGGCCGCATCAAGCTTGCGGCCATCCGGTCCGGCAACTTGGAAGTGCACTGGCCGGAGGGCAATGTTCTCATTCAGCGCGGCGTGACCGACCCGGCCTGCGGCATTCCGGACTACAACACCACCGTCGAGGTCGTGCCCGCCGGCTGA
- a CDS encoding tetratricopeptide repeat protein gives MQESPGEQETLLAFTRLLTRAQGFTLAFARVNMPVQRAQLVQEIRRRLEPQGFTFLEIEFTAPIADLLAELSRRLPPETRDQKPQTGASVARRAIFVYGLENSISSSAVYHPLLAVINYKRENFRELIPWPLVLWVPEYVLQAIIEGAPDFWAWRSGVFEFAAPQAELEKMWGQFEPERGSMVLARLTLAEKKQRTQLLANLLAEYEVHEKADTPEIMAIRADLLNRLGLLYDYLGDLNEALRHYEKSRSIRKKLGDRAGEGATLGNIGNIYRAAGDYATALSYLEESLKISREIGDRQGEGATLNNISQIYDAAGDYATALDYLQQSLKIRREIGDRAVEGRALGNIGNIYRARGDYATALEYLQQSLKILREIGDRQGEGTTLNNLAHIYRQQEKLEQALQAFRAALQIAREINYAELIFASSRSLGELLCALGQKEQGLPLLRQALEVGRQIGHPGTDAVQKLLQEYTT, from the coding sequence TTGCAAGAAAGCCCCGGCGAGCAGGAAACGCTGCTGGCGTTCACGCGCCTGTTGACGCGCGCCCAGGGCTTCACCCTCGCCTTCGCCCGCGTGAATATGCCGGTGCAGCGCGCGCAACTGGTGCAGGAAATCCGCCGCCGGCTCGAACCGCAGGGCTTCACCTTCCTCGAGATCGAATTCACCGCACCCATTGCCGACCTGCTCGCCGAATTGTCGCGCCGCCTGCCCCCCGAGACCCGCGACCAGAAACCGCAAACCGGCGCAAGCGTTGCCCGGCGTGCCATTTTTGTTTATGGCCTGGAAAACTCCATTTCCTCCTCGGCCGTTTATCACCCGCTGCTGGCGGTGATCAATTACAAGCGGGAAAATTTCCGCGAACTCATTCCGTGGCCGCTGGTTTTGTGGGTGCCGGAATACGTGCTGCAGGCGATCATCGAAGGCGCGCCGGATTTCTGGGCCTGGCGCAGTGGCGTGTTCGAGTTTGCCGCGCCGCAGGCTGAGCTTGAAAAAATGTGGGGCCAATTCGAACCCGAACGCGGCAGCATGGTGCTGGCCCGATTGACGCTCGCAGAGAAAAAGCAACGCACTCAACTCCTCGCCAATTTGCTGGCCGAATACGAAGTGCATGAGAAAGCTGATACGCCGGAGATCATGGCGATTCGTGCCGACTTGTTGAATCGTCTCGGCCTGCTGTATGATTACTTGGGAGATTTGAACGAAGCCCTGAGGCATTATGAGAAGAGCCGGTCAATAAGGAAAAAACTCGGCGACCGGGCGGGCGAGGGCGCGACGCTGGGTAACATCGGCAACATTTATCGTGCGGCCGGGGATTACGCCACGGCGCTTTCGTATTTGGAAGAGAGTTTGAAAATAAGCCGCGAAATCGGCGACCGGCAGGGCGAGGGCGCGACGCTGAACAACATCAGTCAGATCTATGATGCGGCCGGGGATTACGCCACGGCGCTGGACTATTTGCAACAAAGTTTGAAGATTCGCCGCGAAATCGGCGACCGGGCGGTCGAGGGCAGGGCGCTGGGTAACATCGGCAACATTTATCGTGCGCGCGGGGATTACGCCACGGCGCTGGAGTATTTGCAACAGAGTTTGAAGATTCTCCGCGAAATCGGCGACCGGCAGGGCGAGGGCACGACACTGAACAACCTTGCGCACATTTATCGCCAGCAGGAAAAGCTGGAACAAGCTCTGCAAGCCTTCCGCGCAGCCCTGCAAATCGCCCGGGAAATCAATTATGCTGAATTGATTTTTGCTTCTTCCCGCAGTCTCGGCGAGCTGCTCTGCGCCCTCGGCCAAAAAGAGCAGGGCCTGCCCCTGCTCCGGCAAGCGCTCGAGGTGGGCCGGCAAATCGGGCATCCGGGAACAGACGCAGTACAAAAATTACTGCAAGAATACACAACGTAA
- a CDS encoding ATP-binding protein codes for MLILRRKDHDSPAPISERGKDAGLKVETPHPAPDTYVPRLLLVDGQAKRNDELLQALRENGMEVNLTHSAQHALSLLQQKFCDALLLEIPAVDMPASQMVAVTRNRFPFLPIIVLADKSRMNDAIGALNAGALHLIPMPCQPRQAISALRKILVFTYDTIKPARLLPGLRQTLRFELPSSLDYVTGAANQLTEMFVRLGIISLEEINIKIAIVEALTNAMEHGHHFDASLRVKVEARVDEHLGEIKITDSGRGFNHRQLPDPTAPENLYKPRGRGIYMMYRLMDEVHFNRKGNSVRLIKYRRPFEPGIS; via the coding sequence ATGCTGATTTTAAGACGCAAAGATCATGATTCCCCCGCGCCCATCTCCGAACGCGGAAAGGATGCCGGTCTGAAAGTGGAGACGCCCCACCCCGCCCCGGACACCTATGTGCCGCGCTTGTTGCTGGTGGACGGCCAGGCCAAACGCAATGACGAGCTGTTGCAAGCGCTGCGCGAAAACGGCATGGAGGTGAACCTCACCCATTCGGCACAGCACGCGCTCAGTCTGCTGCAACAGAAATTTTGCGACGCCCTGCTGCTGGAGATTCCGGCAGTGGACATGCCGGCCTCCCAGATGGTGGCAGTGACCCGCAACCGCTTCCCTTTCCTGCCGATCATCGTGCTGGCCGACAAAAGCCGGATGAACGATGCCATTGGTGCACTCAACGCCGGCGCGCTGCACCTGATTCCCATGCCCTGCCAGCCGCGCCAGGCGATCAGCGCTTTGCGCAAAATCCTGGTCTTCACGTACGACACCATCAAACCCGCCCGTTTGCTGCCCGGCCTGCGCCAAACCCTGCGCTTCGAACTGCCCAGCAGTCTCGACTACGTGACCGGCGCCGCCAACCAGCTCACCGAGATGTTCGTGCGTCTCGGCATCATCAGTCTGGAGGAAATCAACATCAAAATTGCCATCGTCGAAGCCCTGACCAACGCCATGGAACACGGTCACCACTTTGACGCCAGCCTGCGTGTCAAGGTCGAAGCCAGGGTCGACGAACACCTGGGTGAAATCAAGATTACCGACAGCGGCAGGGGTTTCAACCACCGTCAATTGCCCGACCCGACCGCCCCCGAGAATCTCTACAAGCCGCGTGGCCGCGGCATCTACATGATGTACCGCCTCATGGATGAAGTGCATTTCAACCGCAAAGGAAACAGTGTGCGTTTGATCAAATACCGCCGGCCCTTTGAACCCGGCATCAGTTGA
- the amrS gene encoding AmmeMemoRadiSam system radical SAM enzyme, whose product MVEAQFYNKLDNGKTLCYLCPRYCEIGEGQTGFCFVRKNEDGVLYSLAYGNPYAVHIDPIEKKPLSHFLPGTEILSLGTAGCNLGCKFCQNWDISKARYDHARATPFPPEKVVATALEYGCPSIAFTYNDPVIWAEYAIDTARAAHAAGLKTVMVTAGYVTAEALPAIFDHMDAANVDLKAFTDNFYRKTCLARLQPVLETLEALKRRGTTWFEITNLIIPTLNDTRAELQAMCGWILEHLGPEVPLHFTGFHPDFKLMHLPPTPPQTLESARRLAMEMGMHYVYIGNVVTREGNNTYCPGCGALLIRRSWHSVQQINLQEGRCPRCGHHVPLITAEPARHRIPAAPRYEVLA is encoded by the coding sequence ATGGTCGAGGCGCAGTTTTACAACAAGCTGGATAACGGCAAGACGCTCTGTTATCTCTGCCCGCGCTACTGCGAGATCGGCGAGGGACAGACCGGTTTCTGCTTCGTTCGCAAGAACGAAGATGGAGTGTTGTATTCGCTGGCCTACGGCAATCCCTACGCCGTTCACATCGATCCCATCGAAAAGAAACCGCTCTCACATTTTCTCCCCGGCACAGAAATCCTTTCGCTTGGCACCGCCGGCTGCAATCTCGGCTGCAAATTTTGCCAGAATTGGGATATTTCGAAGGCGCGTTACGATCATGCACGCGCCACGCCCTTTCCGCCGGAAAAGGTGGTGGCCACGGCGCTGGAATACGGCTGCCCCAGCATCGCATTCACTTACAACGACCCGGTGATTTGGGCGGAATACGCCATCGACACTGCCAGGGCCGCGCACGCCGCCGGCCTGAAGACCGTGATGGTCACGGCCGGCTACGTGACAGCGGAAGCGTTGCCGGCCATTTTCGATCACATGGATGCTGCCAACGTCGATCTCAAGGCTTTTACCGACAATTTTTACCGCAAGACCTGTCTGGCGCGGCTGCAGCCGGTGCTGGAAACACTCGAAGCGCTCAAGCGCCGCGGCACGACGTGGTTCGAGATCACCAATCTCATCATCCCCACGCTCAACGACACGCGTGCGGAGTTGCAGGCGATGTGCGGGTGGATTCTCGAGCATCTCGGGCCGGAGGTGCCGCTGCATTTTACCGGTTTTCATCCCGACTTCAAACTGATGCACCTGCCGCCCACGCCGCCGCAAACTCTGGAGTCGGCGCGGCGGCTCGCCATGGAGATGGGGATGCACTATGTCTACATTGGCAACGTCGTCACCCGGGAGGGCAACAACACCTATTGCCCGGGGTGCGGTGCGTTGCTGATTCGCCGCTCCTGGCACAGCGTGCAGCAAATCAATTTGCAGGAGGGACGGTGCCCGCGCTGCGGCCATCACGTGCCGCTCATCACCGCGGAGCCGGCCCGGCACCGTATACCCGCGGCGCCGCGCTATGAGGTGCTGGCTTGA
- a CDS encoding DUF4349 domain-containing protein, with translation MKLPPAFLLFPLFLLFLSGCDSHQAESPLHATRYSRILPAAEKEGGGAEELSAAHTVDLKMSAAIPSAPVASGRLIIQTASLSCEVGNFEETARRLRALVEESGGYLVSSETRSDEDGRQSGTLVLRVPADKFETTLAALKRLVKKVENENISGNDVTEEFYDLSARLNNKRRAEQRFLEILKTAVKTTEILEVEQALANVREEIERLEGRQRYLSDQVALSTITVFWHEPRPLITTGRDSFWGKLKRGFENGLAGFGDVLSGTITFVIAVLPLVPVFWLAGWGMRKWYRRFRGHPPAAAGK, from the coding sequence ATGAAATTGCCTCCGGCGTTTTTGCTGTTCCCGCTTTTCCTGCTTTTTCTTTCCGGTTGCGACTCTCACCAAGCCGAATCGCCGCTGCATGCGACACGCTACTCCCGCATTCTGCCGGCGGCTGAGAAGGAAGGCGGCGGCGCGGAGGAGCTGTCCGCCGCCCACACCGTGGATTTAAAGATGTCGGCTGCCATTCCCTCCGCGCCGGTTGCTTCCGGGCGCCTGATCATCCAAACCGCCTCGCTCTCCTGCGAGGTTGGGAACTTCGAGGAAACCGCCCGCCGCTTGCGCGCCCTGGTCGAGGAGAGTGGCGGCTATCTCGTCTCGTCGGAAACCCGCAGCGACGAGGATGGGCGCCAGTCCGGCACGCTGGTGCTGCGCGTGCCCGCGGACAAATTCGAGACCACGCTGGCCGCGCTCAAAAGGCTGGTCAAAAAAGTGGAGAACGAGAATATCAGCGGCAACGACGTGACCGAGGAGTTTTATGATCTCAGCGCACGGCTGAACAACAAGCGCCGGGCGGAGCAACGCTTTCTGGAGATTCTCAAAACCGCGGTCAAAACCACGGAGATTCTGGAGGTCGAGCAGGCACTCGCCAATGTGCGCGAGGAAATCGAACGGCTGGAGGGCCGGCAGCGCTATCTTTCCGATCAAGTGGCATTGTCGACCATCACCGTGTTCTGGCATGAGCCGCGGCCGCTGATCACCACCGGCCGCGACAGCTTTTGGGGCAAACTCAAACGCGGCTTTGAAAACGGGCTCGCGGGCTTTGGCGACGTATTGAGCGGCACCATCACGTTTGTGATTGCAGTATTGCCGCTGGTGCCGGTGTTTTGGCTGGCGGGCTGGGGCATGCGAAAATGGTATCGCCGCTTCCGAGGACATCCGCCGGCGGCTGCCGGCAAATAA
- a CDS encoding LytR C-terminal domain-containing protein: MKNGFLSVALWGLGIINVVLIVSFVSKHFLSGTERPMSAETLAEAPTAENAKIEVLNGCGVSGLARKYADLLRAQGFDPVTVTNYEGGVNVPRTYIYDRRSKNMENGLKIAKILGLPEEYVVYQASPERLVAATLIIGEDYKQIPVKPK; this comes from the coding sequence TTGAAGAACGGATTCCTCTCGGTCGCCCTGTGGGGCCTGGGCATCATCAACGTGGTGTTGATCGTTTCATTCGTCAGCAAGCATTTTCTCTCCGGCACCGAGCGGCCGATGAGTGCGGAGACTCTCGCGGAGGCACCAACCGCGGAAAATGCCAAGATCGAGGTGCTCAACGGCTGTGGCGTCAGCGGCCTGGCGCGCAAGTATGCCGACCTGCTCAGAGCGCAGGGCTTTGACCCCGTCACCGTCACCAACTACGAGGGCGGTGTCAATGTGCCGCGCACCTACATTTACGACCGGCGCTCGAAAAACATGGAAAACGGCCTGAAGATCGCCAAAATCCTCGGCCTGCCGGAAGAGTATGTGGTTTACCAGGCCAGCCCGGAACGCTTGGTGGCCGCGACCCTGATCATCGGCGAAGATTACAAGCAGATTCCGGTCAAGCCCAAGTGA
- a CDS encoding aminoacyl-histidine dipeptidase, giving the protein MSFVAELEPRNLWKHFDEILKIPRGSGNEKAIREYVISIAQKNGLSYQQDAAGNLVVKKPATSGREQAALTVLQCHLDMVNDKNSDVQHDFSKDPILPRREGDYLYATGTTLGSDNGIGVASALALMEAKDVPHGPLELLFTVDEETGLTGANNLAEDLLNGRQLINLDTEEEGALYVGCAGGAGTDLLLPLKEDRVEKGMQALRLKLAGLRGGHSGVDIHLQRGNATKLLARALYSLLNTTALRFRLAGFAGGNKHNAIPREAFATVLVSAKKQNDFLTALQAQIDAIRSEYATVDPNLNLTIEKARTKTCWTGKTTRRVLGLLTALPHGVHMMSNDIPGLVETSTNLAVVETRKKGLHIHCSTRSSVNTALQALRDQIRAIGEAFGATVTESAGYPGWKPNLESHVLQVAKQVHKELFGTEPAVKAIHAGLECGIIGMKYPGMDMVSLGPQIESPHSPDERVKIPSVANYYRLLLGVLKKLSD; this is encoded by the coding sequence ATGTCATTTGTTGCAGAGCTGGAGCCCCGCAACCTGTGGAAACATTTTGACGAGATTCTCAAGATCCCCCGCGGCTCAGGCAATGAAAAGGCGATACGGGAATACGTCATCAGTATCGCCCAAAAGAACGGCCTCAGCTACCAGCAGGATGCGGCCGGCAATCTGGTGGTGAAGAAACCGGCCACCAGCGGCCGCGAGCAGGCAGCCCTCACCGTGCTGCAGTGCCATCTCGACATGGTGAACGACAAGAACTCCGATGTGCAGCACGATTTCAGCAAGGATCCCATCCTCCCGCGCCGCGAAGGTGATTATCTTTATGCCACCGGCACCACTCTGGGGTCGGACAACGGCATCGGTGTGGCTTCGGCTCTGGCGCTGATGGAGGCCAAAGATGTGCCCCATGGTCCGCTCGAGCTTTTGTTTACCGTCGATGAGGAGACCGGCCTGACCGGCGCCAACAACCTGGCGGAGGATCTGCTCAACGGCCGGCAACTCATCAACCTCGATACCGAGGAAGAAGGTGCGCTCTATGTCGGCTGTGCCGGCGGCGCGGGCACGGATTTGCTGCTGCCACTCAAGGAAGACCGGGTGGAAAAGGGCATGCAAGCGCTGCGGCTGAAACTCGCCGGTCTGCGCGGCGGGCATTCCGGGGTGGATATTCATCTGCAGCGCGGCAACGCCACCAAGCTGCTGGCGCGCGCCCTGTACAGTCTGCTCAACACCACCGCGCTGCGTTTCCGGCTGGCGGGTTTTGCCGGCGGCAACAAGCACAATGCCATTCCGCGTGAAGCCTTCGCCACCGTGCTGGTCTCCGCCAAGAAGCAGAATGATTTTCTCACGGCCCTGCAGGCGCAAATTGACGCCATTCGCAGCGAATATGCCACGGTTGATCCCAACCTCAATCTGACCATCGAAAAAGCCCGCACCAAAACCTGCTGGACCGGCAAGACCACGCGCCGCGTGCTGGGCTTGTTGACGGCTCTGCCGCATGGCGTTCACATGATGAGCAACGACATCCCCGGCTTGGTGGAGACCAGCACCAACCTGGCGGTGGTGGAGACCCGCAAAAAGGGCTTGCACATCCACTGCAGCACGCGCAGCTCGGTGAACACCGCTTTGCAGGCACTGCGCGATCAAATCCGTGCCATCGGGGAAGCCTTTGGTGCGACGGTCACGGAGAGCGCAGGCTATCCCGGCTGGAAGCCCAATCTCGAGTCGCATGTGCTTCAGGTTGCCAAACAGGTGCACAAAGAACTCTTTGGCACCGAGCCGGCGGTGAAGGCCATTCATGCCGGCCTGGAGTGCGGGATTATTGGCATGAAATATCCCGGCATGGACATGGTGTCCCTCGGACCACAAATCGAATCCCCCCATTCGCCCGATGAGCGCGTGAAGATTCCCTCCGTGGCAAACTACTACCGTTTGCTGCTGGGTGTGTTGAAGAAACTCTCGGATTAG
- a CDS encoding ATP-binding protein — MPATAPTFKLATNITETYNAVNPEQPLLPGDPRYVDCAPVRGDEHIVNMIAQRIIRAEAAKPVQHLKQLLAGHRGCGKSTELLLLKDRLEREGFFVVYFDAALEIDMNDVDYADILLAMMRQLDLQVRESPLGLQLDAGRLDDLAMRLAKVTLEKEDRNLVENTLETEFRVEPQIPFFAKMMAAVRGFLTSGSTYKKQLRVEIQQRTAQFLEDLNDLIDKLQQQLRERGKEGLVIIIDSLDRIIPHPLDDKGWRTTHSAIYLEHADHLKAPHCHAIYTVPISIYFNENLSKAYPDLPLMLPMIKIREENGTICAAGLEAMRRVVVQRVQIKSVFKNKKSVDKLCLASGGHVRDLMILLRYACDYSAEQITPLAVDKAIRALVREYDRLVKDADLPRLVRIHREKRLPSDAEYALLPYHLIVLEYQNGERWADVHPAVQETRKFQEAWENEPKALPQKPAAKAGRKTRRAGR, encoded by the coding sequence ATGCCGGCAACTGCCCCGACCTTCAAGCTTGCCACCAACATCACCGAAACCTACAACGCCGTCAATCCCGAGCAGCCGCTTTTGCCCGGCGATCCGCGTTACGTCGATTGTGCGCCGGTGCGCGGGGATGAGCACATCGTCAACATGATTGCCCAGCGCATCATTCGTGCCGAGGCGGCCAAGCCAGTGCAGCATCTCAAACAATTGCTCGCCGGCCATCGCGGTTGCGGCAAATCCACCGAACTGCTGTTGTTGAAAGATCGTTTGGAAAGAGAAGGTTTTTTCGTCGTTTATTTTGACGCCGCTCTCGAAATTGACATGAACGATGTCGACTATGCCGATATTTTACTGGCAATGATGCGGCAATTGGATTTGCAAGTGCGCGAAAGCCCGCTCGGCTTGCAATTGGATGCCGGCCGTTTGGACGACCTCGCCATGCGCCTGGCAAAAGTCACGCTCGAAAAAGAAGATCGCAACCTCGTCGAAAACACGCTCGAAACCGAATTTCGCGTCGAACCGCAGATTCCGTTCTTTGCCAAAATGATGGCCGCCGTGCGCGGCTTCCTCACCAGCGGCTCCACCTACAAAAAGCAACTGCGCGTGGAAATTCAGCAGCGCACCGCGCAGTTCCTCGAAGATTTGAACGATCTCATCGACAAGCTCCAGCAGCAATTGCGCGAGCGCGGCAAGGAGGGACTGGTCATCATCATCGACAGCCTCGACCGCATCATTCCGCATCCCCTGGATGACAAAGGCTGGCGCACCACCCACAGCGCCATTTATCTCGAACACGCCGATCATCTCAAAGCCCCGCACTGCCATGCAATTTACACCGTGCCCATTTCGATTTACTTCAACGAGAACCTGAGCAAGGCCTATCCCGATCTGCCGCTCATGCTGCCGATGATCAAAATTCGGGAAGAGAACGGCACAATTTGCGCGGCGGGACTCGAGGCCATGCGCCGTGTGGTTGTCCAACGGGTGCAGATCAAAAGCGTTTTTAAGAATAAAAAGAGCGTCGACAAATTGTGCCTGGCCTCCGGCGGCCATGTCCGGGACTTGATGATTCTCCTCCGCTACGCCTGCGACTACAGCGCGGAGCAAATCACCCCGCTGGCGGTGGACAAAGCCATTCGCGCCCTGGTGCGGGAATATGATCGTCTGGTGAAAGACGCGGATTTGCCGCGTCTGGTGCGCATCCACCGCGAAAAGCGCCTGCCCAGCGACGCCGAGTATGCCTTGCTGCCGTATCATTTGATCGTCCTGGAATATCAAAACGGCGAGCGCTGGGCGGATGTGCATCCGGCGGTGCAGGAAACCCGCAAGTTTCAAGAAGCCTGGGAAAATGAACCAAAAGCCCTCCCCCAAAAACCGGCCGCCAAAGCCGGCCGCAAAACCAGGCGCGCAGGCCGGTGA